The DNA window TACCTTCTATTATATCGTTTTCTTCGTTTTTGGTGCTTTGCTAGGCAGCTTTGGAAATGTCGTTATTTATCGTCTGCCTCGCGAGGAAAGTGTCGTTAAGCCACGCAGCTATTGCTACAGCTGCAAAACGCAGATCGCATGGTATGACAATATTCCGATTTTTAGCTGGTTTATCCTGCGTGGAAAATGCCGTAAATGCGGTGCCAAGTTCTCTTTCCGCTATCCGTTGGTTGAAATCATCATGGGCGTACTATTTGCGCTTTGTTATCACTATGCAGGTATTTCCTGGTCACTGATTGAATATCTATTGTTTGTTTTCGGTTTGGTGATTTGTACATTTATTGATCTGGATCATATGATTTTGCCGGATGAGTTCACACTTTCCGGTATCGTGATTGGTTTGGTCGGGGCCGCATTGAATCCTCAACGTGAATTCCTGGATGCACTATTTGGTGTGTTGATGGGCGGGGGATTTTTGTGGGGCATGGCTTACCTATATTGGATCTTCACCAAACAGGAAGGTATGGGGGGCGGAGACATCAAACTCCTGGCTTGGATCGGTGCCATCGTTGGATGGCAGGCCATTCCGTTTGTGATTATGTCATCGGCCATCATCGGAAGTGTTGTTGGTATCGTTGCCGCCAGAAAACAAAAAGCAGGACTAAAGACTGTAATTCCGTTCGGACCTTACCTCGCCCTAGGTGCGATATTGTATTTGTTTGGCGGCCAGACGATAGCATTGTGGTACCTGGACCTTTTTCTTCCTGGATTAAGCTAAAGTCGCTAGACCCCTGGTTTGACATTCCATTCCCAAGCAGAAATAATTTACTATGTTAGACCTGCGTCTAAAGACGTAAGTCTTTAAAAAGACATCGAAGTGGTTCAACTGGGGAAGCAGCTAAAGAATGTTTTTTAAATCGAAAAAAGTAATCGGACTCGACATCGGTACGAGTTCCATTAAATTAGCCGAAATGGACGTGAGTGGAAAGGGAGCCCAGCTGCTCTCCTTTGGTATCGTTCCCACTCCTCCAAGTTCCGTTTCTGGCGGCGAAATAGTTGATATCGCATCAGTTGGTATAGCTATTCAGAATCTGATCAACGAAGTTAAATCCAAGCGAAAAAACATTGCCACGGCCATGTGGGGAACTGCGGTTATCGTCAAGAAAATCACAATACCAAAAATGGACAAGAAGTTGGTTAAGGATCAAATTCGCTTCGAGGCCGAGCAATACATTCCGTTTGATATCAATAATATCAGCTTGGCCCATCACATTCTTCCGACCAGCGTTTCTCCGGATACAATGGATATTCTATTGATTGCCGCCCAAAATGAATTGGTGACCCAGTACACACAAGTCATCGAGTTCAGTGCATTGAAATGCTCTATTCTGGATGTCAGCGGCTTTGCTCTGGCTAACTCCTTTGAGGCGAATTACGGAAAATTCACCGGCGAAGTTATCGGTATTTTGAACTTTGGTGCTTCGATTACGAACTTCGTTGTGCTTCAGTACGGCGAAATTATTTTCTGTCGTGATATTCCGGTTGGTGGCGCCAACTATACAAATGAAATTCACAAAGCGATGGGTGTCACAGTGGGCGAGGCGGAAGCATTGAAGCTCAGTGCTGTTTCCCGTCGTGATGTTCCAGATGATGTGCACAGTGTGATCAGTGCCACCAACGAAGCTGTCACCGAAGAAATTCGCAGCAGTTTGGACTTTCTGAGTGCAACTACAAATGGTCTGACTTTGAATCGTTGTTTCTATACAGGCGGCAGTTCACAAACTTCCGGCTTGGTTGAAACGATCACGCGTGTGACTGGTATTCCAATGGAGCCATTCAACCCGTTTGCCAAAATCAAGGCCAATCCCAAGAAGTTCTCCCCAGAGTATCTGGCGCAGATCCGCAACTTTGCGGGTGTCGTTACCGGATTGGCGCTTCGTCAGGAAGGGGATGGCACGTGATTAAAATTAATCTGGCCTCTCCTGCAGTAGGGACGAATGCGGCACTTGGCTCTCAATTTGGCGATGGTGATGGGGGTGAAATCCTTATTACCGATGAAACCCGCAAGGAAGCCATCAAGAGACTGGTGGTTGCGCTAATTCCGGTTATTGGTCTCTATGTTTATCAAGAACAGCACATTCCCCAGCTGCAAGCGCAGTTGTCGACTATGCAGACCACTCTTCGAGAGCTTGAAGAATACAATGCCAAGCAGGCTGCATCCGTGGCAGAGATTAAAAAGTTCAAGGAAGACGAAGCCATCATTGAGGCCCGTATTTCCGCTCTTGATAAAATCTCCAGAGATCGTTATCGCGAAATTCGCGTCATGGATCTTTTGCAGCAGGTAATTCCAGAAAAAGCATGGCTGACCCAAGTGAACTTGAATCCGGAAAAAATGAATGTCCAGGGATTGGGTCTGAGTGATTTTGAAGTGTCGCAGTTTTTGGAAGCTTTGACGAAGTCGGTTTTCCTGATGGATGTGAATTTGGTCAGTTCCACGGAAGTAACTGTGGATGGAATGATTTTAAAGAAATTTGAAATCAGCGCGGTTTTGGAGAGAGCACAATGAATAAGTTCTTCGAAACACTTGCCACATATACTTACGGGAAGGCTTTCGGTTTAGGTATTCTGCTTTGTGCGGTATTTTACTTCACGTTGTACGATGACGGTTCTGCTCTTCAGGCGCAGATCGCCGGTGTTCAGCAACAGGTGCAAGAGCAGGAAGCCAAAAAGAAAGACACTGACGCCACTTTGAAACAAGTTAATGAAATGCGTGAAAAGCTGGGGCGCCTCAGTCAGCAATATCAGGAGATTTCACGTCGATTGCCCACGGTGTTGTTTTCCATTGATATCAATAAGGCCATTGACGGTTTTGCGCGCGGCGCGGGTGTCAGTGTTAAAATCAAAAAGCCAACGGAAAATATCAAACGCGAAGTCGTTGAAGAAGTTCCTGTGGACGTGACTTTAGAGGGCAGCTACGCACAGCTGGCGCAATTTGTATCACTCGTGTCCTCCTCGGAGCGTATGGCACGCGTGAAGAACATTGTAATTACAGAACAGTCGGATGCAGATCCGACCAAGAAGTTGAAATTTGAAGGTCAGGTTGTGGGTTATAAACTTGCTCCTGAAAAAGAAAAAACGGAGACGGCGCAGTGAAATCAGTAAGATGGATTATGTCTTACATTATAGTTGCCGCATTGGGGCTTTGGCTGGCATTCGCTGTCAGCGCTAAGTTCATGTCTCCGGCATACTCTCAAGAGCAGCCTCCCATGGAACAGCCTCCGGGACCTCCCGCTGCAGGGCCCAACAATGGAGACTTGCCTCCTGAGTTTATGAACGAAGTAAATCAGGCGCCGCCAGGCGGAGCACCGCCACCGGCTCCTCCGCCAAATGTTCCGCCTGCCAATACGCAAACGGCACCGCCGGCAATTCCGGCACCAGCTCCAGCTGACTTCCCTCAGGAGCCAATGCCAATGGGTGATGCGGTGACAGCACCGGCAGCTCCTTCAATCGGGGATATGCTGTCTAAAGACAGCTATGTATATGATCCAAATGGCAAGCGCGATCCGTTCAAGCCGTTTAGAGTTATTAAAGTCAGCCGCAAAGAAGTTCCAGTGGATCAGTTGGAGCCTTTGCAGCGTTGGGATCTGGACAGATTGCAGATCATCGGTATTTTGTGGGACGTAAGAACCCCACGTGCCATGGTTCGCGATCCAGATGGCGGTGTGTTTACAGTGGTTAAGAACTCAAAAATGGGCCGAAATGATGGATATATTTCGGCTATCCGTGAAGGTGAGATTGTCGTTATCGAAACACGTTTCGATGAAGACAAGCCAATTAAAGAATCTCGCATCATGGAGTTTAAAAAATAATCTCTTTAAGGGAGGTACTAATGAACGGATTCATTAGACTAATGATCGTCTCTGCATTGATTGCATCTCTTACCTCGTGTGCAAGCCGCCCACCACAGGACGATCTGCTATTGGATGATGGCCTTGATTCCTCTGCAAACGCGGAATTAAGCCTGGATGATATTTCCGATGAACCTGTCGCTGAAGCTGACTCGGGAGCTGCTGCTCCGGCGGACTCAGGCTCCACAGACGAATTTGCGGATTTCGAAAATGACAGCGCACCAGCTCAGCCGACAGAGCAGGCTCAGGGTGGAAATCTTGAGGACGAATTCAATATGGCTGAAGGTGATGCGCCTGCGGCGGCCCCAGCGGAACAAGCTCCTGCGCAAGCGGATGCAGGTCCGGTGGAAATGCCACCTATCGAGGAAATGGCTCCTCCAGCAGAACCAGAGATCGCGGATATGCCAGAGCAGCCAGCTGTTCCAGCACCAGAGCCGGAAATCTCTCAGGAACCAGTTGTATCACCAGTTGCGGATAATCAGGCAAAACCTGCGACCATCACGGACCTGCAGTTTAAATCCAATGAAAATGGCGGGACAGTTGTAGTTCAGGCAAATCGTCCTTTGAACTTTACGACTCGTACAAATCCTGATTTGCACCAATATATAGTCGAAGTCGAAAATGCCATTCTTCCGGATCGTCTGAAGCGTTCATTGAATACCAAGGACATTCGTGGTGCGGTGGGCGCAATTGATGCTTATCAAAACCCAGGATCCACAACAGCACGCTTTGTGATTCAATTGCGTGAAGGCGTCTCTGAGCCAGCAGTACAGAACGAAGGGAACTCTCTTCTGATCGTTGCTGCCGGTACAGCGGCCACTAACGTTGCTGCAGATTCTTCAGCGGGAGAGACGGAAGGTCAAACTGCCGGATCTGAAACTAAAATTCTGCCAAATCAAAACCTGACAGAATTCCTGACGGGCAATACGCAGTTTTACGGTAAAAAAATCTCCATCGAGACCAGCAACATGGATATCCGCGATGCTTTGAATCTGATCACAGAGGAAAGCGGCGTGAACATGGTCATTGCTGAAGAGGTTCGTGGTAGCGTCAGTTTGAAACTGCGCCAGGTTCCTTGGGATCAGGCTTTGGTTGTTCTTATGAGAGCACGTAAACTTGGATATACGCGCCAGGGCAACGTGCTAAGAATTGCTCCCTTGGTTGATTTGCGCTCCGAGGAAGACGATGCGAATAAACTGGCTTTGGCTCGTAAAAATCTGGAGCCATTGAAAGTTCGTATGTTCTCTATCAGTTACGCAAAAGTCGATGACCTTGAAAAGAAGCTAAAAGACTTCTTGGGCGAGCGTGGTAAAGTCGTAGGCGACCCACGTACAAGCTCATTGGTTGTGACTGATATCGCAGAAAACATCGATCGCGCAGCGAAGTTGATCCACAGCCTGGATACACAGCCGCCACAAGTCTTGATTGAGGGTAAAATCGTTGAAGCCTCCGAGCGTTTCATGCGCTCGATCGGTGTCAGCTGGAACGTTTCCGGTCAGTCGATCAATCTGGGCAATACTCAGCGTGGTCCGGTGACGATGAATCCACGATTCAATATCAATCCGACAAACTCTCCGACGGGTGCATTCAACTTCGCCGTGGATGTTGGTACTCTGGACATTTTCGGAAGTATTTCAGCGGCCTTGTCGTTATCTGAAACTGAGCAGAAAGTTAAGACCTTGTCCTCTCCACGTATCCTGACAATGTCCAATGAGACAGCGTACATTAGTCAGACTACAGAAGTACCGGTCAAGCAAACGACGATCACAGGCAACTCCCAGCAGGATACGTATCAATTTAAGCCATTGGCACTGCGTTTAGATGTTACTCCTCAGGTAACGGTGGACGGATCTGTTATGATGAAAGTTAAAGTGGCTCGTCAAACCCGTGGTGCGACTGAGGGTGACGGGGCGTTCTCGACGGATGCACGTGAGGCAGATACACGCGTACTGGTTAAGAATGGTCAGACCGCAGTTATCGGGGGTATCTACACAAGTGATGCCACTGATGGTGAAACAGGTGTTCCTTGGTTCCGTGAAATTCCGTACCTGGGCAACCTGTTCAAAATGAAAGCTGTTAACAAAGAGAAGAGAGAGCTTTTGGTGTTCCTGACTCCGCGAGTGACAACTCCAGCAGTAACGCCAGCTAACTCTGATCAAATGTAGGGAGGGTGATATGAAGCTGATCAGTCTGACTCTAATTTCGATCGCGATAGCCAGCCTTACTTCGTGTGGTGGCTCTGAGCAGAGTGTTGAAGTCTCGACTTCAACCGCTGTAAGATGGACGGTTCCGTCCAAGGGCTTTTCTTGCTACGCGAACAAAACGGCGCAGGAAACAAACACCACTGCGACCAGTGATGTTGACGAAGCGTATTTTTCAATTTCAAAGCTGAATATCACATCAGCAGATAGTTCACGAGATACTGTGATAAGTTTGGTGAACGTTATTTATACTCCACCCAACGGTTCTGAAATTGTTTGCGACTTTGGTGCCGAGGAGCTGGCAGCATTGAGTTCCGATTGGTGGGGTAATCCCAATAAGGAAGCAAGAATCACAGCGGGCACAAGCGGTTTTTCGACCGATTGTCCGATACGCTGCGGTGGTATCAGCATTAATATCAAAAGCTTTACTGCCAGCGGGGTTATTAAA is part of the Bdellovibrio sp. GT3 genome and encodes:
- the pilM gene encoding type IV pilus assembly protein PilM, which encodes MFFKSKKVIGLDIGTSSIKLAEMDVSGKGAQLLSFGIVPTPPSSVSGGEIVDIASVGIAIQNLINEVKSKRKNIATAMWGTAVIVKKITIPKMDKKLVKDQIRFEAEQYIPFDINNISLAHHILPTSVSPDTMDILLIAAQNELVTQYTQVIEFSALKCSILDVSGFALANSFEANYGKFTGEVIGILNFGASITNFVVLQYGEIIFCRDIPVGGANYTNEIHKAMGVTVGEAEALKLSAVSRRDVPDDVHSVISATNEAVTEEIRSSLDFLSATTNGLTLNRCFYTGGSSQTSGLVETITRVTGIPMEPFNPFAKIKANPKKFSPEYLAQIRNFAGVVTGLALRQEGDGT
- the pilO gene encoding type 4a pilus biogenesis protein PilO, which gives rise to MNKFFETLATYTYGKAFGLGILLCAVFYFTLYDDGSALQAQIAGVQQQVQEQEAKKKDTDATLKQVNEMREKLGRLSQQYQEISRRLPTVLFSIDINKAIDGFARGAGVSVKIKKPTENIKREVVEEVPVDVTLEGSYAQLAQFVSLVSSSERMARVKNIVITEQSDADPTKKLKFEGQVVGYKLAPEKEKTETAQ
- a CDS encoding pilus assembly protein PilP; this encodes MKSVRWIMSYIIVAALGLWLAFAVSAKFMSPAYSQEQPPMEQPPGPPAAGPNNGDLPPEFMNEVNQAPPGGAPPPAPPPNVPPANTQTAPPAIPAPAPADFPQEPMPMGDAVTAPAAPSIGDMLSKDSYVYDPNGKRDPFKPFRVIKVSRKEVPVDQLEPLQRWDLDRLQIIGILWDVRTPRAMVRDPDGGVFTVVKNSKMGRNDGYISAIREGEIVVIETRFDEDKPIKESRIMEFKK
- a CDS encoding PilN domain-containing protein, which produces MIKINLASPAVGTNAALGSQFGDGDGGEILITDETRKEAIKRLVVALIPVIGLYVYQEQHIPQLQAQLSTMQTTLRELEEYNAKQAASVAEIKKFKEDEAIIEARISALDKISRDRYREIRVMDLLQQVIPEKAWLTQVNLNPEKMNVQGLGLSDFEVSQFLEALTKSVFLMDVNLVSSTEVTVDGMILKKFEISAVLERAQ
- a CDS encoding type IV pilus secretin PilQ encodes the protein MNGFIRLMIVSALIASLTSCASRPPQDDLLLDDGLDSSANAELSLDDISDEPVAEADSGAAAPADSGSTDEFADFENDSAPAQPTEQAQGGNLEDEFNMAEGDAPAAAPAEQAPAQADAGPVEMPPIEEMAPPAEPEIADMPEQPAVPAPEPEISQEPVVSPVADNQAKPATITDLQFKSNENGGTVVVQANRPLNFTTRTNPDLHQYIVEVENAILPDRLKRSLNTKDIRGAVGAIDAYQNPGSTTARFVIQLREGVSEPAVQNEGNSLLIVAAGTAATNVAADSSAGETEGQTAGSETKILPNQNLTEFLTGNTQFYGKKISIETSNMDIRDALNLITEESGVNMVIAEEVRGSVSLKLRQVPWDQALVVLMRARKLGYTRQGNVLRIAPLVDLRSEEDDANKLALARKNLEPLKVRMFSISYAKVDDLEKKLKDFLGERGKVVGDPRTSSLVVTDIAENIDRAAKLIHSLDTQPPQVLIEGKIVEASERFMRSIGVSWNVSGQSINLGNTQRGPVTMNPRFNINPTNSPTGAFNFAVDVGTLDIFGSISAALSLSETEQKVKTLSSPRILTMSNETAYISQTTEVPVKQTTITGNSQQDTYQFKPLALRLDVTPQVTVDGSVMMKVKVARQTRGATEGDGAFSTDAREADTRVLVKNGQTAVIGGIYTSDATDGETGVPWFREIPYLGNLFKMKAVNKEKRELLVFLTPRVTTPAVTPANSDQM
- a CDS encoding prepilin peptidase, coding for MSSLDTFYYIVFFVFGALLGSFGNVVIYRLPREESVVKPRSYCYSCKTQIAWYDNIPIFSWFILRGKCRKCGAKFSFRYPLVEIIMGVLFALCYHYAGISWSLIEYLLFVFGLVICTFIDLDHMILPDEFTLSGIVIGLVGAALNPQREFLDALFGVLMGGGFLWGMAYLYWIFTKQEGMGGGDIKLLAWIGAIVGWQAIPFVIMSSAIIGSVVGIVAARKQKAGLKTVIPFGPYLALGAILYLFGGQTIALWYLDLFLPGLS